One Lepus europaeus isolate LE1 chromosome 7, mLepTim1.pri, whole genome shotgun sequence DNA segment encodes these proteins:
- the LOC133763767 gene encoding olfactory receptor 226 produces the protein MERRNHSWRVHEFVLLGFPAPVPLRALMFALSLLAYVLVLTENMLIIMTIRNHSTLHKPMYFFLANMSFLEIWYVTVTIPKMLAGFVVLKEDHGQLISFEGCMTQLYFFLGLGCTECVLLAVMAYDRYVAICHPLQYPVIVSDQLCVQLAAGSWAGGFGISMVKVFLISRLSYCGPNIINHFFCDVSPLLNLSCTDMSTAELTDFVLAIFILLGPLSVTGASYVAIAGAVLRIPSAAGRHKAFSTCASHLTVVVIFYAASIFIYARPKALSAFDTNKLVSVLYAVIVPLLNPIIYCLRNQEVKRALRHTLHLYQGQDANPRKAGRDR, from the coding sequence ATGGAGCGGAGGAACCATAGTTGGAGAGTGCATGAGTTTGTGTTGCTGGGTTTCCCAGCTCCTGTGCCACTGAGGGCCCTGATGTTTGCCCTTTCTCTACTGGCCTATGTGCTGGTGCTGACTGAGAACATGCTTATCATTATGACCATCAGGAACCATTCAACCCTCCACAAacccatgtatttttttctggctaaTATGTCCTTCCTGGAGATATGGTATGTCACTGTCACTATCCCAAAGATGCTTGCTGGTTTTGTTGTGCTCAAAGAAGATCATGGACAGCTAATCTCCTTTGAAGGCTGCATGACACAGCTTTACTTTTTCCTGGGCTTGGGCTGCACTGAGTGCGTTCTTCTTGCTGTCATGGCCTATGatcgctatgtggccatctgccATCCTCTTCAGTATCCTGTCATTGTCAGTGACCAGCTATGTGTTCAGCTGGCAGCTGGTTCCTGGGCTGGGGGTTTTGGCATTTCAATGGTCAAAGTTTTTCTCATTTCTCGCCTCTCTTACTGTGGCCCGAACATCAtcaatcattttttctgtgatgtgTCTCCATTGCTCAATCTCTCTTGCACTGACATGTCCACTGCAGAGCTTACAGACTTTGTCCTGGCCATTTTTATCCTTCTGGGACCACTCTCTGTCACTGGAGCCTCCTACGTCGCCATTGCTGGTGCTGTGTTGCGCATCCCCTCAGCTGCTGGACGCCACAAAGCCTtttccacctgtgcctctcaccttACTGTAGTGGTCATCTTCTATGCAGCAAGTATCTTCATCTATGCCCGGCCAAAGGCACTCTCAGCTTTTGACACCAACAAGCTGGTTTCTGTACTCTATGCTGTCATTGTTCCATTGCTCAACCCCATCATTTACTGCTTACGCAATCAAGAGGTCAAGAGAGCCTTGCGCCATACTTTGCACTTGTACCAAGGTCAGGATGCCAACCCCAGGAAAGCTGGTAGAGACAGGTAG